In Candidatus Niyogibacteria bacterium CG10_big_fil_rev_8_21_14_0_10_46_36, a genomic segment contains:
- a CDS encoding transcriptional regulator — translation MEEIKTFLNANLQVISWPAKHAKKQAVIEYMAEKFEEGRTYTESEVNEILNKFHTFNDPALLRRELFEKKFFDRDLNGGKYWKISKLI, via the coding sequence ATGGAAGAAATTAAGACTTTTCTCAATGCCAATCTTCAAGTTATTTCTTGGCCTGCTAAGCATGCCAAGAAACAGGCGGTTATTGAATATATGGCTGAAAAGTTTGAAGAAGGCAGGACTTATACGGAATCGGAAGTAAATGAGATTCTTAATAAATTTCATACATTCAATGACCCAGCTCTTTTAAGAAGAGAGTTGTTTGAAAAAAAGTTTTTTGACCGAGATCTGAATGGGGGTAAGTATTGGAAGATTAGTAAACTAATATAA